The following are encoded in a window of Sebastes umbrosus isolate fSebUmb1 chromosome 7, fSebUmb1.pri, whole genome shotgun sequence genomic DNA:
- the LOC119491759 gene encoding A-kinase anchor protein SPHKAP isoform X1, with the protein MLSSLFTVLRTFTELNFQSSAMFEGSEAVEVEGASTESTVASSISACKKVLCSNSVLDSSEYWLKNEKALCRLGLLDDDTEASCTMICFVNLDPQKTDYRDDKSIKKLASVSPDLPKLVELLTVHQPKENEILLLGGLEASDTCQTHPLAPSQGGQQQQQQQQQRSTGVCLVQCSGPRRSTQPGNIIVEINKFLIGLQWGKERQLQQGRVARQRVDDDTNRSISSIEEDFLTASEHLGDDSEDDGFRNEPESGDLTESLVEAAQKHCVRLACQRGQLAHHQNREDAEVKREGHRRASLHTKESAGYYATNLAESVLQDAFIRLSQDETSFVSEAAVSLSLSSSNATVPSTTKGPSQQRTCSFELPKIVIVQSPDSSDGAAEWPETQASHVPEQDITAKVRETPEDGTQAHTHHHNGGHPSKHVEVALACAASVIGTITNPQLTEQLAMESASEEDTEEELQEPEERSDYSFSSAMCGMAQVAGAVAAVELTEESGECGNSDADSADVYTASRGLMSAAEASAAITLHCSVAEGTSVEAFRANIAEVLHREAAEVLTQPQGYRSVAHLLEATHNKIVDGITCPKQSYMDEREVDDLINEVADSLFKHALEKAKKKKELEGAGKDAPGLQVFLQDSVNTLLFDILCLTQKKICHISRCDQGSFETQEGDTCAREPATIKESKDPLSQLQCLVGHGQSTNSENHCSVLHFTDKLSMGPGLKEKYVLEESDLIPSSFTAHSKEQQSSCRQSQFKSTSLPAKDYSDYQQIQQGSGAIREPLSEIQVHSTDRRGRLVTGSDSRQASLTPQSSLNSCSSLLSWRMDSESRTPITCYADDLAATVVSMATELAAICLENNTGKQPWFCALKGTSTEGPEAYLIPACRTVLRRKEAQSSNAASKKHRAPRLSEIKRKTEEQPELMERLVNRVVDESVNLDEPQDPFALFASEVTARIMNCPELNVVDTSKTGQPRSRLQCERWSRGKASSYESIPEEDADSSGTPNTLGLGNRLGQNLSRGSSISKQSSCESITDEFSRFMVNQMETEGRGFDLLLDYYAGKNASSILTAAVQQAASKKNGHLNVRATSCLSKQSSTESITEEFYRFMLRDTDKENREYGIAKTKEWSNSLFPPSPRTPFCIRQSSVPDRRSSDSRLTVNSPIKANSFDGFARNVHGDTLNIFPTNSVSSSGLCKSDSCLYQRGKTDHITDMLIHETWSSSIESLMRKNKIIADPEDSIDLEAADFQPHVQQFANRLAADIVDIGRSALGGQQDVAGGTPGSYSQPHMPVGERRRGYKQSHLSCSRSKSSQEQSSAGVGSGTSDSSAPRVRGPRDVPLIHIEGDQRDEETLLNPERTGGGPQETPPDVSATKRTERVTANGSSSERDRPAVAVAAVVKSDKRSMSASSEESMGSWSHITPEDDPHEETSSFIQLSEGNGTSSASSLGLADLDAFSDVPTQITVISEETEKGRLAGTKENVFERTAGGSSNLRVLLVVNCDLEPECVDSELRVALQWIAASELGLPALYFRKSKEKRVAKFQRVVHLMSQKAWRIADLFSAVVQFCKLHEKEEEEGRSLSSLFDWLLQTL; encoded by the exons ATCTGTTTCGTAAATCTGGACCCTCAGAAAACGGACTATCGTGATGACAAAAGCATCAAG AAATTGGCGTCGGTCTCTCCAGACCTGCCAAAGCTCGTTGAATTGCTGACTGTCCACCAGCCGAAAGAAAATGAGATCCTACTGCTCGGTGGCCTAGAAGCCTCAGATACTTGCCAAACACACCCACTCGCCCCCTCTCAG GgcgggcagcagcagcagcagcagcagcagcagaggagtaCCGGTGTGTGCCTGGTTCAGTGTTCAGGGCCGAGACGCTCCACCCAACCTGGCAACATCATTGTTGAGATCAACAAGTTCCTGATAGGTCTGCAGTGGGGAAAAGAGCGACAGCTTCAGCAGGGCAGAGTAGCCAGGCAGCGGGTCGATGACGACACCAATCGCTCAATCTCGTCCATAGAAGAGGACTTCCTGACTGCCTCAGAACACCTCGGTGATGACAGCGAGGACGATGGTTTCAGAAACG AACCGGAGAGTGGTGACCTGACAGAGAGCTTGGTAGAGGCTGCCCAGAAACACTGTGTCAGACTCGCATGTCAGAGGGGACAGCTGGCCCATCATCAGAACAGGGAGGATGCCGAGGTGAAAAGGGAAGGGCATCGGCGAGCAAGCCTCCATACTAAGGAATCAGCCGGTTACTACGCCACCAATCTGGCCGAGTCAGTACTGCAAGATGCCTTCATACGCCTCTCTCAAGATGAAACCTCCTTTGTTTCTGAGGCTGCTGTAAGCTTGTCCCTCTCTAGTTCCAACGCCACCGTTCCTTCAACGACCAAAGGGCCTTCCCAACAGCGCACCTGCTCTTTTGAACTCCCCAAGATTGTTATAGTTCAAAGTCCGGACAGTTCTGACGGGGCGGCCGAGTGGCCAGAGACTCAGGCGTCTCATGTGCCTGAACAGGATATCACTGCCAAAGTCAGAGAGACTCCAGAGGATGGGACACAGGCTCACACCCACCACCACAATGGAGGACACCCATCCAAACATGTAGAGGTGGCTTTGGCCTGTGCCGCCAGTGTCATCGGCACCATTACAAACCCACAGCTGACAGAACAGCTCGCGATGGAATCGGCCTCAGAGGAAGACACcgaggaggagctgcaggaaCCAGAGGAGAGAAGCGACTACTCCTTCTCCTCAGCCATGTGTGGCATGGCTCAGGTAGCTGGTGCTGTAGCAGCTGTGGAGCTAACGGAGGAGTCGGGGGAGTGCGGCAATTCTGACGCAGATTCCGCTGACGTCTACACGGCATCCCGCGGTCTGATGTCTGCTGCCGAAGCCTCCGCAGCCATCACGCTGCACTGCAGTGTGGCAGAGGGAACCAGTGTCGAAGCGTTTCGTGCCAACATCGCTGAGGTCCTACACAGGGAAGCAGCTGAGGTGCTGACTCAGCCGCAAGGTTACAGGAGTGTAGCCCACCTGCTGGAGGCCACGCATAACAAGATAGTAGATGGCATTACTTGTCCAAAGCAATCCTACATGGATGAAAGAGAGGTGGATGACCTAATAAATGAAGTGGCAGACAGCCTCTTCAAGCATGCTTTAGAGAAggcgaaaaagaaaaaagagctgGAGGGTGCTGGGAAAGATGCACCGGGCCTTCAGGTTTTTCTGCAGGACAGTGTGAACACTTTGCTGTTCGATATCCTTTGTCTGACACAGAAGAAAATCTGTCACATCTCTAGATGTGACCAAGGGTCATTTGAGACACAAGAGGGGGATACTTGTGCTAGGGAGCCTGCTACCATCAAGGAGAGCAAGGATCCATTAAGTCAATTACAGTGCTTAGTTGGCCATGGCCAGTCCACTAATAGTGAGAACCACTGCAGCGTACTACACTTCACAGATAAGCTCAGCATGGGTCCTGGGCTGAAGGAGAAATATGTGCTTGAGGAGAGTGATCTCATTCCATCTTCATTCACAGCACACAGCAAAGAGCAGCAGTCATCATGCAGGCAAAGTCAGTTTAAGTCCACCTCTCTGCCTGCCAAGGACTACTCTGACTACCAGCAGATCCAGCAGGGCAGCGGCGCCATCAGAGAACCGTTGAGTGAAATCCAAGTTCATAGCACCGACAGGAGGGGACGTCTAGTGACTGGCAGCGACAGCAGACAGGCCTCCCTCACACCCCAGTCCTCTCTCAactcctgcagctctctgctctCCTGGAGAATGGATTCAGAGTCCAGGACACCTATTACCTGCTACGCTGATGATTTGGCTGCTACAGTGGTGTCCATGGCCACAGAACTGGCAGCCATCTGCCTGGAAAACAACACTGGGAAACAACCCTGGTTCTGTGCTCTGAAAGGGACGTCTACTGAAGGGCCGGAGGCCTACTTGATCCCTGCGTGCCGCACAGTGCTCAGGAGGAAAGAGGCTCAGAGCAGCAACGCTGCCTCCAAAAAACACCGGGCACCACGCCTCAGTGAGATCAAAAGGAAAACGGAGGAGCAACCAGAGCTGATGGAGCGGCTGGTGAACCGGGTGGTGGACGAATCGGTAAACCTAGATGAACCACAGGACCCGTTTGCCCTCTTTGCCTCGGAGGTCACGGCCAGGATCATGAACTGCCCCGAGCTTAATGTGGTGGATACCTCCAAAACAGGCCAGCCACGCAGCAGGTTGCAGTGTGAGAGGTGGAGCCGTGGGAAGGCGTCTAGCTATGAGAGCATCCCAGAAGAAGACGCAGACTCCTCAGGCACACCCAACACCCTGGGCCTTGGCAATCGTTTAGGTCAGAACTTGAGCCGCGGCAGCTCAATCTCTAAGCAGTCGAGCTGCGAGAGCATCACAGACGAGTTCTCACGGTTCATGGTGAACCAGATGGAGACGGAGGGCAGGGGCTTTGACCTTCTACTGGACTACTACGCAGGGAAAAATGCCAGCAGCATTCTGACTGCAGCCGTACAACAGGCTGCATCAAAGAAAAACGGCCACCTTAATGTCAGGGCCACATCCTGCCTTTCCAAACAGTCGAGCACGGAGAGCATCACAGAGGAGTTCTACAGGTTCATGCTTCGGGACACGGACAAGGAAAACAGAGAGTATGGCATCGCCAAGACAAAGGAGTGGAGCAACAGCCTGTTCCCCCCTTCTCCCAGAACACCCTTCTGTATACGACAGTCCTCCGTCCCCGACCGGCGCTCCTCCGACTCGCGACTGACCGTCAACTCGCCCATTAAAGCAAACTCCTTTGACGGATTCGCCCGCAACGTGCACGGAGACACGCTGAATATCTTCCCCACCAACTCCGTGTCGTCCAGTGGACTGTGTAAGTCAGACTCCTGCCTCTATCAAAGGGGTAAGACCGACCACATTACCGATATGCTGATTCACGAGACCTGGTCGAGCTCCATCGAGTCCTTGATGAGAAAGAACAAAATCATTGCTGATCCAGAGGACAGTATTGATCTGGAGGCGGCAGACTTCCAGCCCCATGTGCAGCAGTTTGCCAACCGCCTGGCAGCTGACATTGTAGATATTGGCAGGTCTGCCTTGGGGGGCCAGCAAGATGTAGCTGGGGGTACACCTGGGTCATACTCACAGCCGCACATGCCCGTTGGCGAAAGAAGGAGGGGGTACAAACAATCTCATCTAAGTTGTAGTCGGAGTAAATCCAGCCAGGAGCAAAGTAGCGCTGGAGTAGGGTCTGGGACTAGTGACAGCAGTGCACCCCGGGTGAGGGGCCCCAGAGATGTGCCACTGATCCACATCGAGGGAGATCAAAGGGATGAAGAGACTCTTTTAAACCCTgaaaggacaggaggaggacctCAGGAAACACCCCCAGATGTGTCAGCTACCAAGCGTACGGAGAGAGTTACGGCCAACGGCAGCAG CAGTGAGAGGGACAGGCCAGCTGTGGCGGTGGCTGCAGTAGTGAAGAGCGACAAGCGTTCTATGAGTGCTAGCAGTGAAGAGAGCATGGGGAGCTGGTCCCATATAACCCCCGAGGATGACCCCCACGAGGAGACCAGTAGTTTTATCCAGCTGAGCGAGGG GAACGGAACCAGCAGCGCGTCCAGCCTAGGCCTGGCAGACCTGGATGCTTTTTCTGACGTGCCCACTCAGATCACAGTAATCAG tgaggagacagagaaaggaCGTCTAGCAGGAACAAAGGAAAATGTCTTTG agagGACAGCAGGCGGCAGTAGTAACCTCAGGGTGCTGTTGGTGGTGAACTGCGACCTTGAGCCTGAGTGCGTGGACTCGGAGCTGAGAGTGGCCCTGCAGTGGATCGCTGCCTCCGAGCTGGGCCTCCCTGCTCTCTACTTCAGGAAGTCCAAAGAGAAGAGGGTTGCCAAG TTCCAGAGGGTGGTTCACCTGATGTCTCAGAAGGCGTGGCGGATTGCGGACTTGTTCAGCGCTGTGGTCCAGTTCTGTAAGCTAcatgagaaagaggaagaggagggccgGTCTTTGTCCAGCCTTTTTGATTGGCTGTTGCAGACCCTATAG
- the LOC119491759 gene encoding A-kinase anchor protein SPHKAP isoform X3 produces MLSSLFTVLRTFTELNFQSSAMFEGSEAVEVEGASTESTVASSISACKKVLCSNSVLDSSEYWLKNEKALCRLGLLDDDTEASCTMICFVNLDPQKTDYRDDKSIKKLASVSPDLPKLVELLTVHQPKENEILLLGGLEASDTCQTHPLAPSQGGQQQQQQQQQRSTGVCLVQCSGPRRSTQPGNIIVEINKFLIGLQWGKERQLQQGRVARQRVDDDTNRSISSIEEDFLTASEHLGDDSEDDGFRNEPESGDLTESLVEAAQKHCVRLACQRGQLAHHQNREDAEVKREGHRRASLHTKESAGYYATNLAESVLQDAFIRLSQDETSFVSEAAVSLSLSSSNATVPSTTKGPSQQRTCSFELPKIVIVQSPDSSDGAAEWPETQASHVPEQDITAKVRETPEDGTQAHTHHHNGGHPSKHVEVALACAASVIGTITNPQLTEQLAMESASEEDTEEELQEPEERSDYSFSSAMCGMAQVAGAVAAVELTEESGECGNSDADSADVYTASRGLMSAAEASAAITLHCSVAEGTSVEAFRANIAEVLHREAAEVLTQPQGYRSVAHLLEATHNKIVDGITCPKQSYMDEREVDDLINEVADSLFKHALEKAKKKKELEGAGKDAPGLQVFLQDSVNTLLFDILCLTQKKICHISRCDQGSFETQEGDTCAREPATIKESKDPLSQLQCLVGHGQSTNSENHCSVLHFTDKLSMGPGLKEKYVLEESDLIPSSFTAHSKEQQSSCRQSQFKSTSLPAKDYSDYQQIQQGSGAIREPLSEIQVHSTDRRGRLVTGSDSRQASLTPQSSLNSCSSLLSWRMDSESRTPITCYADDLAATVVSMATELAAICLENNTGKQPWFCALKGTSTEGPEAYLIPACRTVLRRKEAQSSNAASKKHRAPRLSEIKRKTEEQPELMERLVNRVVDESVNLDEPQDPFALFASEVTARIMNCPELNVVDTSKTGQPRSRLQCERWSRGKASSYESIPEEDADSSGTPNTLGLGNRLGQNLSRGSSISKQSSCESITDEFSRFMVNQMETEGRGFDLLLDYYAGKNASSILTAAVQQAASKKNGHLNVRATSCLSKQSSTESITEEFYRFMLRDTDKENREYGIAKTKEWSNSLFPPSPRTPFCIRQSSVPDRRSSDSRLTVNSPIKANSFDGFARNVHGDTLNIFPTNSVSSSGLCKSDSCLYQRGKTDHITDMLIHETWSSSIESLMRKNKIIADPEDSIDLEAADFQPHVQQFANRLAADIVDIGRSALGGQQDVAGGTPGSYSQPHMPVGERRRGYKQSHLSCSRSKSSQEQSSAGVGSGTSDSSAPRVRGPRDVPLIHIEGDQRDEETLLNPERTGGGPQETPPDVSATKRTERVTANGSRNGTSSASSLGLADLDAFSDVPTQITVISEETEKGRLAGTKENVFERTAGGSSNLRVLLVVNCDLEPECVDSELRVALQWIAASELGLPALYFRKSKEKRVAKFQRVVHLMSQKAWRIADLFSAVVQFCKLHEKEEEEGRSLSSLFDWLLQTL; encoded by the exons ATCTGTTTCGTAAATCTGGACCCTCAGAAAACGGACTATCGTGATGACAAAAGCATCAAG AAATTGGCGTCGGTCTCTCCAGACCTGCCAAAGCTCGTTGAATTGCTGACTGTCCACCAGCCGAAAGAAAATGAGATCCTACTGCTCGGTGGCCTAGAAGCCTCAGATACTTGCCAAACACACCCACTCGCCCCCTCTCAG GgcgggcagcagcagcagcagcagcagcagcagaggagtaCCGGTGTGTGCCTGGTTCAGTGTTCAGGGCCGAGACGCTCCACCCAACCTGGCAACATCATTGTTGAGATCAACAAGTTCCTGATAGGTCTGCAGTGGGGAAAAGAGCGACAGCTTCAGCAGGGCAGAGTAGCCAGGCAGCGGGTCGATGACGACACCAATCGCTCAATCTCGTCCATAGAAGAGGACTTCCTGACTGCCTCAGAACACCTCGGTGATGACAGCGAGGACGATGGTTTCAGAAACG AACCGGAGAGTGGTGACCTGACAGAGAGCTTGGTAGAGGCTGCCCAGAAACACTGTGTCAGACTCGCATGTCAGAGGGGACAGCTGGCCCATCATCAGAACAGGGAGGATGCCGAGGTGAAAAGGGAAGGGCATCGGCGAGCAAGCCTCCATACTAAGGAATCAGCCGGTTACTACGCCACCAATCTGGCCGAGTCAGTACTGCAAGATGCCTTCATACGCCTCTCTCAAGATGAAACCTCCTTTGTTTCTGAGGCTGCTGTAAGCTTGTCCCTCTCTAGTTCCAACGCCACCGTTCCTTCAACGACCAAAGGGCCTTCCCAACAGCGCACCTGCTCTTTTGAACTCCCCAAGATTGTTATAGTTCAAAGTCCGGACAGTTCTGACGGGGCGGCCGAGTGGCCAGAGACTCAGGCGTCTCATGTGCCTGAACAGGATATCACTGCCAAAGTCAGAGAGACTCCAGAGGATGGGACACAGGCTCACACCCACCACCACAATGGAGGACACCCATCCAAACATGTAGAGGTGGCTTTGGCCTGTGCCGCCAGTGTCATCGGCACCATTACAAACCCACAGCTGACAGAACAGCTCGCGATGGAATCGGCCTCAGAGGAAGACACcgaggaggagctgcaggaaCCAGAGGAGAGAAGCGACTACTCCTTCTCCTCAGCCATGTGTGGCATGGCTCAGGTAGCTGGTGCTGTAGCAGCTGTGGAGCTAACGGAGGAGTCGGGGGAGTGCGGCAATTCTGACGCAGATTCCGCTGACGTCTACACGGCATCCCGCGGTCTGATGTCTGCTGCCGAAGCCTCCGCAGCCATCACGCTGCACTGCAGTGTGGCAGAGGGAACCAGTGTCGAAGCGTTTCGTGCCAACATCGCTGAGGTCCTACACAGGGAAGCAGCTGAGGTGCTGACTCAGCCGCAAGGTTACAGGAGTGTAGCCCACCTGCTGGAGGCCACGCATAACAAGATAGTAGATGGCATTACTTGTCCAAAGCAATCCTACATGGATGAAAGAGAGGTGGATGACCTAATAAATGAAGTGGCAGACAGCCTCTTCAAGCATGCTTTAGAGAAggcgaaaaagaaaaaagagctgGAGGGTGCTGGGAAAGATGCACCGGGCCTTCAGGTTTTTCTGCAGGACAGTGTGAACACTTTGCTGTTCGATATCCTTTGTCTGACACAGAAGAAAATCTGTCACATCTCTAGATGTGACCAAGGGTCATTTGAGACACAAGAGGGGGATACTTGTGCTAGGGAGCCTGCTACCATCAAGGAGAGCAAGGATCCATTAAGTCAATTACAGTGCTTAGTTGGCCATGGCCAGTCCACTAATAGTGAGAACCACTGCAGCGTACTACACTTCACAGATAAGCTCAGCATGGGTCCTGGGCTGAAGGAGAAATATGTGCTTGAGGAGAGTGATCTCATTCCATCTTCATTCACAGCACACAGCAAAGAGCAGCAGTCATCATGCAGGCAAAGTCAGTTTAAGTCCACCTCTCTGCCTGCCAAGGACTACTCTGACTACCAGCAGATCCAGCAGGGCAGCGGCGCCATCAGAGAACCGTTGAGTGAAATCCAAGTTCATAGCACCGACAGGAGGGGACGTCTAGTGACTGGCAGCGACAGCAGACAGGCCTCCCTCACACCCCAGTCCTCTCTCAactcctgcagctctctgctctCCTGGAGAATGGATTCAGAGTCCAGGACACCTATTACCTGCTACGCTGATGATTTGGCTGCTACAGTGGTGTCCATGGCCACAGAACTGGCAGCCATCTGCCTGGAAAACAACACTGGGAAACAACCCTGGTTCTGTGCTCTGAAAGGGACGTCTACTGAAGGGCCGGAGGCCTACTTGATCCCTGCGTGCCGCACAGTGCTCAGGAGGAAAGAGGCTCAGAGCAGCAACGCTGCCTCCAAAAAACACCGGGCACCACGCCTCAGTGAGATCAAAAGGAAAACGGAGGAGCAACCAGAGCTGATGGAGCGGCTGGTGAACCGGGTGGTGGACGAATCGGTAAACCTAGATGAACCACAGGACCCGTTTGCCCTCTTTGCCTCGGAGGTCACGGCCAGGATCATGAACTGCCCCGAGCTTAATGTGGTGGATACCTCCAAAACAGGCCAGCCACGCAGCAGGTTGCAGTGTGAGAGGTGGAGCCGTGGGAAGGCGTCTAGCTATGAGAGCATCCCAGAAGAAGACGCAGACTCCTCAGGCACACCCAACACCCTGGGCCTTGGCAATCGTTTAGGTCAGAACTTGAGCCGCGGCAGCTCAATCTCTAAGCAGTCGAGCTGCGAGAGCATCACAGACGAGTTCTCACGGTTCATGGTGAACCAGATGGAGACGGAGGGCAGGGGCTTTGACCTTCTACTGGACTACTACGCAGGGAAAAATGCCAGCAGCATTCTGACTGCAGCCGTACAACAGGCTGCATCAAAGAAAAACGGCCACCTTAATGTCAGGGCCACATCCTGCCTTTCCAAACAGTCGAGCACGGAGAGCATCACAGAGGAGTTCTACAGGTTCATGCTTCGGGACACGGACAAGGAAAACAGAGAGTATGGCATCGCCAAGACAAAGGAGTGGAGCAACAGCCTGTTCCCCCCTTCTCCCAGAACACCCTTCTGTATACGACAGTCCTCCGTCCCCGACCGGCGCTCCTCCGACTCGCGACTGACCGTCAACTCGCCCATTAAAGCAAACTCCTTTGACGGATTCGCCCGCAACGTGCACGGAGACACGCTGAATATCTTCCCCACCAACTCCGTGTCGTCCAGTGGACTGTGTAAGTCAGACTCCTGCCTCTATCAAAGGGGTAAGACCGACCACATTACCGATATGCTGATTCACGAGACCTGGTCGAGCTCCATCGAGTCCTTGATGAGAAAGAACAAAATCATTGCTGATCCAGAGGACAGTATTGATCTGGAGGCGGCAGACTTCCAGCCCCATGTGCAGCAGTTTGCCAACCGCCTGGCAGCTGACATTGTAGATATTGGCAGGTCTGCCTTGGGGGGCCAGCAAGATGTAGCTGGGGGTACACCTGGGTCATACTCACAGCCGCACATGCCCGTTGGCGAAAGAAGGAGGGGGTACAAACAATCTCATCTAAGTTGTAGTCGGAGTAAATCCAGCCAGGAGCAAAGTAGCGCTGGAGTAGGGTCTGGGACTAGTGACAGCAGTGCACCCCGGGTGAGGGGCCCCAGAGATGTGCCACTGATCCACATCGAGGGAGATCAAAGGGATGAAGAGACTCTTTTAAACCCTgaaaggacaggaggaggacctCAGGAAACACCCCCAGATGTGTCAGCTACCAAGCGTACGGAGAGAGTTACGGCCAACGGCAGCAG GAACGGAACCAGCAGCGCGTCCAGCCTAGGCCTGGCAGACCTGGATGCTTTTTCTGACGTGCCCACTCAGATCACAGTAATCAG tgaggagacagagaaaggaCGTCTAGCAGGAACAAAGGAAAATGTCTTTG agagGACAGCAGGCGGCAGTAGTAACCTCAGGGTGCTGTTGGTGGTGAACTGCGACCTTGAGCCTGAGTGCGTGGACTCGGAGCTGAGAGTGGCCCTGCAGTGGATCGCTGCCTCCGAGCTGGGCCTCCCTGCTCTCTACTTCAGGAAGTCCAAAGAGAAGAGGGTTGCCAAG TTCCAGAGGGTGGTTCACCTGATGTCTCAGAAGGCGTGGCGGATTGCGGACTTGTTCAGCGCTGTGGTCCAGTTCTGTAAGCTAcatgagaaagaggaagaggagggccgGTCTTTGTCCAGCCTTTTTGATTGGCTGTTGCAGACCCTATAG